The Primulina eburnea isolate SZY01 chromosome 6, ASM2296580v1, whole genome shotgun sequence genome contains a region encoding:
- the LOC140833608 gene encoding G-type lectin S-receptor-like serine/threonine-protein kinase At1g11330, which produces MFNYTYGRFPFVATYSYDNTSNLTLSDCRANCWNDCKCISYKDENNGCSYWRGENAELLQDYGPQLQLRYFLVSAASEEKRRWKIWPLPVAITLFLVSIVTASFVIRKFRQAKKKKMKVMQELMTLEGYTGISEFENNGGHDLKMFSYASLLASTHDFSLNNKLGEGGFGPVYKGKTPEGREIAIKILSRSSKQGLIEFKTELILISKLQHRNLVKLLGFCIHGNEKMIVYDYMPNKSLDFFLFDQTKRTVLNWDTRFNIIEGIAQGLLYLHKHSRLLIVHRDLKAGNILLDENMNPKISDFGLARILKPNVSEENTSKRVGTCGYMAPEYVTQGTFSVKSDIYSFGILILEIVSGRRNNSFKNLEGPLTLTEFAWDLWKQCTELKLIDPMLKTTDKKDQLRKCIQVGLLCVQDKAIDRPSIEDVASMLKSETKSLPVPGKPAFVVRNDGVPTRRKPEPEFSKNAVSISAMYGR; this is translated from the exons ATGTTCAATTACACTTATGGACGGTTTCCATTCGTTGCAACATATTCATATGACAACACTTCAAACCTTACCCTAAGTGATTGCAGGGCAAACTGCTGGAACGACTGCAAATGCATCTCCTATAAGGATGAGAATAATGGATGCTCGTACTGGAGAGGTGAAAATGCAGAGCTACTGCAAGATTATGGGCCACAGTTACAGTTAAGATATTTCCTAGTATCAGCAGCATCAGAGGAAAAAAGAA GATGGAAGATCTGGCCTCTTCCTGTGGCAATCACTTTATTTCTGGTTTCAATAGTCACAGCATCCTTCGTTATCCGAAAATTTAGACAAG CgaaaaagaagaagatgaaAGTAATGCAGGAGCTAATGACACTTGAAGGATACACTGGAATATCAGAATTCGAAAACAATGGGGGTCATGAtcttaaaatgttttcttatgCGTCTCTTCTGGCCTCAACCCATGATTTTTCTTTGAACAACAAACTTGGAGAGGGCGGTTTTGGCCCGGTTTACAAG GGGAAAACTCCTGAAGGACGTGAAATAGCAATAAAGATACTGTCACGAAGTTCAAAACAAGGATTGATCGAGTTCAAAACCGAACTAATACTCATATCTAAACTCCAACATAGAAATCTAGTAAAGCTATTGGGTTTCTGCATTCATGGAAATGAGAAGATGATAGTCTATGATTACATGCCCAACAAAAGCTTGGACTTCTTTCTCTTTG ATCAAACAAAGAGAACTGTGCTGAATTGGGATACACGTTTCAATATAATCGAGGGGATTGCTCAAGGATTGCTTTACCTTCATAAGCACTCTAGATTACTAATAGTTCATAGAGATCTGAAAGCTGGTAACATATTACTGGATGAGAACATGAACCCAAAAATTTCTGATTTCGGTTTAGCGAGAATCTTAAAGCCAAATGTCTCTGAAGAAAATACGAGCAAGCGTGTTGGAACATG CGGATACATGGCTCCTGAATATGTGACACAAGGTACTTTCTCTGTCAAATCTGATATCTATAGTTTCGGAATTCTGATACTGGAGATTGTGAGTGGGCGGAGAAACAACAGCTTCAAGAATCTTGAAGGCCCTCTGACTCTAACAGAATTT gctTGGGACCTGTGGAAGCAATGCACTGAACTAAAGCTCATTGATCCTATGCTAAAGACTACAGACAAGAAAGATCAACTGAGAAAATGCATTCAAGTTGGTCTTTTATGTGTACAAGATAAGGCTATTGATCGGCCCTCTATCGAAGACGTTGCATCCATGCTGAAAAGTGAAACCAAGTCTTTGCCAGTGCCTGGGAAACCAGCATTTGTTGTGAGAAACGATGGAGTTCCGACGAGGCGAAAACCCGAGCCAGAGTTCTCTAAGAACGCCGTATCAATTTCTGCAATGTATGGAAGATAA
- the LOC140835054 gene encoding E3 ubiquitin-protein ligase SIS3-like, translating into MAIRGVDFKWYDGFFLSMLATSIIIVAINWKRYHLCTHPLHIWIVVDYTAVFVFRLLMFVDNGLAAGMGLDLGWQQRYARFCGRIVVLSILALLLYPFLWTWTIIGTLWFSSARDCLPEEGQKWGFLIWLLFSYCGLVCIAGISLGMWLTRRQAHQLQAQQGIPVSEYGVLVDMVRVPDWAFEAAGQEMRGMGQDAASYQPGMYLTTAQREAVEALIQELPKFRMKAVPTDCSECPICLEEFHVGNEVRGLPCAHNFHVECIDEWLRLNVKCPRCRCSVFPNLDLSAISSIHTDAERSSSNVVTTTRYVRNQTPSQRYLLRLQGLLRPVSAENSSSGREADGAATPSSTGIQPPSQNVEIGERVQVVVEVSSLHQS; encoded by the exons ATGGCGATTAGAGGCGTTGATTTCAAGTG GTATGATGGGTTCTTCTTGTCTATGCTCGCTACAAGCAT AATTATTGTGGCAATCAATTGGAAGCGGTACCATTTATGTACACATCCATTGCATATATGGATTGTA GTAGACTACACCGCAGTGTTTGTTTTCCGGCTCTTGATGTTTGTGGATAATGGACTGGCTGCTGGAATGGGGCT GGATCTTGGTTGGCAGCAGAGATATGCACGTTTTTGTGGAAGGATTGTTGTGCTTTCCATTCTTGCTCTGCTCTTGTATCCCTTCCTTTGGACTTGGACTATTATTGGTACCCTATGGTTCTCTAGTGCTAGAGATTGT TTGCCTGAAGAAGGTCAGAAGTGGGGATTTCTTATTTGGCTGCTTTTCAGCTATTGTGGACTTGTGTGCATCGCTGGCATCTCTTTGGGAATG TGGTTAACAAGAAGACAGGCACATCAATTGCAAGCACAACAGGGGATTCCTGTTTCAGAATATGGA GTTTTGGTAGACATGGTTAGAGTGCCAGATTGGGCTTTTGAAGCTGCTGGCCAAGAAATGAGAGGGATGGGTCAAGATGCCGCTTCTTATCAACCTGGAATGTATTTGACCACAGCTCAG AGAGAAGCAGTGGAGGCGCTTATTCAAGAACTTCCTAAGTTCAGAATGAAGGCTGTGCCTACTGATTGCAGCGAGTGTCCTATATGTTTGGAAGAATTTCATGTGGGAAATGAG GTTCGCGGACTTCCTTGCGCTCACAACTTTCACGTGGAATGTATAGACGAGTGGCTCCGGCTAAACGTAAAATGCCCCAGATGCCGTTGTTCTGTCTTTCCAAATCTTGATCTAAGTGCAATATCTAGCATTCACACTGATGCAGAGAGGTCATCTTCCAATGTTGTTACAACAACTCGATATGTAAGAAACCAAACTCCTAGTCAGAGATATCTTCTAAGGTTACAGGGTTTGCTTCGCCCTGTCAGCGCCGAGAATTCTTCATCCGGCAGAGAGGCAGATGGTGCTGCAACACCATCAAGCACAGGGATCCAACCGCCCTCTCAAAATGTGGAAATAGGGGAACGGGTGCAAGTGGTGGTTGAAGTGTCGTCCCTGCATCAATCTTGA
- the LOC140835055 gene encoding 4-hydroxybenzoate polyprenyltransferase, mitochondrial isoform X1 produces MGISRLSRITRRYSLLSAAYSHRQYTAARSPNDFVDSRRHPRSFSEFHGNSNFQRQFDYSRLLGGHHVLFQSSCFSNVASKENEKETKTSNGDDGGGSSWIDVYLPRKARPFALLARLDKPIGTWLLAWPCMWSITMAAAPGSFPDAKMMVLFGTGALLLRGAGCTINDLLDRDIDTKVERTRLRPIASGVLTPFQGLCFLGFQLLLGLGILLQLNNFSRVLGASSLLLVFSYPLMKRLTFWPQAYLGLTFNWGALLGWAAVKESLDPAVVLPLYASGVLWTLVYDTIYAHQDKEDDLRVGVKSTALRFGDSSKKWVTGFGIACITSLALSGYNANLAWPYFSFLMAASSQLAWQIMTVDLSSRVDCNKKFVSNKWFGAIVYCGILFGKLLS; encoded by the exons ATGGGAATCAGTCGTCTTTCTCGAATCACTCGCCGCTACTCTTTATTATCCGCCGCCTACTCCCACCGGCAATATACGGCGGCACGTAGCCCTAACGATTTCGTGGACTCTCGTCGTCACCCACGCAGCTTCTCTGAATTCCACGGAAATTCTAATTTTCAACGCCAATTTGACTATTCTCGACTGCTTGGCGGGCATCACGTACTTTTTCAGAGCTCTTGCTTTTCAAATGTTGCatctaaagaaaatgaaaaggaAACCAAAACTTCGAACGGTGATGACGGCGGTGGTAGTTCGTGGATTGATGTTTATTTGCCGCGAAAAGCTCGACCTTTCGCTCTCCTTGCTCGGCTCGACAAGCCTATTGGTACTTGGCTCCTTGCTTGGCCTTGCATGTG GTCGATTACAATGGCAGCTGCGCCAGGGAGCTTTCCGGATGCTAAGATGATGGTGCTGTTTGGCACTGGGGCGTTGCTCTTGCGTGGTGCGGGGTGTACCATTAATGATCTACTTGATCGGGATATTGATACGAAG GTAGAGAGGACGAGATTGAGACCCATTGCTAGCGGTGTTTTAACGCCTTTTCAAGGACTTTGTTTTCTTGGTTTTCAATTGCTTCTGGGTTTGGGAATTCTACTACAACTTAACAATTTTAG TCGTGTTTTGGGAGCTTCATCTTTGCTGCTAGTATTTTCATATCCTCTCATGAAGAGGCTGACATTTTGG CCTCAGGCATATCTTGGTTTGACATTTAACTGGGGCGCTTTACTTGGTTGGGCTGCTGTTAAAGAAAGCCTCGATCCAGCTGTTGTACTCCCACTTTATGCTTCAGGTGTGCTTTGGACGCTTGTATATGATACAATATATGCTCATCAG GACAAAGAAGATGATCTGAGAGTTGGTGTCAAATCAACAGCCTTACGATTTGGTGATTCCAGTAAAAAATGGGTTACTGGCTTTGGAATCGCATGCATTACAAGCCTTGCTCTTAGCGGATATAATGCTAATCTTG CATGGCCATATTTCTCATTCTTGATGGCTGCATCTTCCCAGTTAGCTTGGCAAATCATGACAGTTGACCTCTCAAGTCGAGTTGATTGCAACAAAAA GTTTGTATCCAACAAATGGTTTGGTGCTATTGTTTATTGCGGGATATTATTTGGAAAACTCTTATCTTGA
- the LOC140835055 gene encoding 4-hydroxybenzoate polyprenyltransferase, mitochondrial isoform X2 yields MGISRLSRITRRYSLLSAAYSHRQYTAARSPNDFVDSRRHPRSFSEFHGNSNFQRQFDYSRLLGGHHVLFQSSCFSNVASKENEKETKTSNGDDGGGSSWIDVYLPRKARPFALLARLDKPIGTWLLAWPCMWSITMAAAPGSFPDAKMMVLFGTGALLLRGAGCTINDLLDRDIDTKPQAYLGLTFNWGALLGWAAVKESLDPAVVLPLYASGVLWTLVYDTIYAHQDKEDDLRVGVKSTALRFGDSSKKWVTGFGIACITSLALSGYNANLAWPYFSFLMAASSQLAWQIMTVDLSSRVDCNKKFVSNKWFGAIVYCGILFGKLLS; encoded by the exons ATGGGAATCAGTCGTCTTTCTCGAATCACTCGCCGCTACTCTTTATTATCCGCCGCCTACTCCCACCGGCAATATACGGCGGCACGTAGCCCTAACGATTTCGTGGACTCTCGTCGTCACCCACGCAGCTTCTCTGAATTCCACGGAAATTCTAATTTTCAACGCCAATTTGACTATTCTCGACTGCTTGGCGGGCATCACGTACTTTTTCAGAGCTCTTGCTTTTCAAATGTTGCatctaaagaaaatgaaaaggaAACCAAAACTTCGAACGGTGATGACGGCGGTGGTAGTTCGTGGATTGATGTTTATTTGCCGCGAAAAGCTCGACCTTTCGCTCTCCTTGCTCGGCTCGACAAGCCTATTGGTACTTGGCTCCTTGCTTGGCCTTGCATGTG GTCGATTACAATGGCAGCTGCGCCAGGGAGCTTTCCGGATGCTAAGATGATGGTGCTGTTTGGCACTGGGGCGTTGCTCTTGCGTGGTGCGGGGTGTACCATTAATGATCTACTTGATCGGGATATTGATACGAAG CCTCAGGCATATCTTGGTTTGACATTTAACTGGGGCGCTTTACTTGGTTGGGCTGCTGTTAAAGAAAGCCTCGATCCAGCTGTTGTACTCCCACTTTATGCTTCAGGTGTGCTTTGGACGCTTGTATATGATACAATATATGCTCATCAG GACAAAGAAGATGATCTGAGAGTTGGTGTCAAATCAACAGCCTTACGATTTGGTGATTCCAGTAAAAAATGGGTTACTGGCTTTGGAATCGCATGCATTACAAGCCTTGCTCTTAGCGGATATAATGCTAATCTTG CATGGCCATATTTCTCATTCTTGATGGCTGCATCTTCCCAGTTAGCTTGGCAAATCATGACAGTTGACCTCTCAAGTCGAGTTGATTGCAACAAAAA GTTTGTATCCAACAAATGGTTTGGTGCTATTGTTTATTGCGGGATATTATTTGGAAAACTCTTATCTTGA
- the LOC140835057 gene encoding serine/threonine/tyrosine-protein kinase HT1-like: MKKHQWLKKIASTHSKLERRLSLGEYNRAVSWSKYLVSSGAEIKGGRQEEWNADLSQLYIGNKFASGRHSRIYRGVYHQRDVAIKLISQPEEDGELAAFLEKQFTSEVALLFRLKHPNIITFIAACKKPPVFCIITEYYPGGSLRKFLHQQEPYSLPLNLVLKFALDIARGMLYLHAQGILHRDLKSENMLLDEDMSVKVADFGISCLESQCGSAKGFTGTYRWMAPEMIKEKHHTRKVDVYSFGIVLWELLTALTPFDDMTPEQAAFAVCQKDARPPLPSSCPSAFRHLIHRCWSGNPDKRPHFHEIVSILESYSESLEQDPKFFSSYEPPEDHSLSRCIPKCIATRRSPLWGRKSG, encoded by the exons ATGAAGAAACATCAGTGGCTGAAAAAAATTGCAAGCACCCACAGCAAGCTGGAGAGGAGGCTCTCTTTGGGAGAGTACAATAGAGCAGTTTCATGGTCAAAATACTTGGTTTCTTCGGGTGCAGAAATCAAAGGTGGAAGACAAGAAGAATGGAATGCTGATCTATCCCAACTTTATATAGGGAACAAATTTGCTTCTGGTAGACATAGTAGAATCTACAGAGGGGTTTATCATCAGAGAGACGTGGCTATTAAGCTTATTAGCCAGCCTGAAGAGGATGGAGAGTTGGCTGCATTCTTGGAGAAACAGTTTACATCAGAAGTTGCTCTTTTGTTCAGGTTGAAGCATCCTAATATCATCACT TTCATAGCAGCATGCAAGAAACCACCAGTGTTTTGTATCATCACCGAGTACTATCCAGGTGGCTCTCTAAGAAAATTCCTCCATCAGCAAGAACCATATTCGCTTCCCCTCAATCTTGTACTGAAGTTCGCCCTCGACATTGCTCGTGGTATGTTATATCTTCATGCTCAAGGGATTCTACACCGTGATCTTAAATCAGAAAATATGCTTCTCGATGAAGATATGAGTGTGAAAGTAGCCGACTTTGGAATATCGTGCTTGGAGTCTCAGTGTGGAAGTGCAAAAGGATTTACAGGTACTTATCGTTGGATGGCACCAGAGATGATTAAAGAAAAGCACCACACAAGGAAAGTTGATGTTTACAGTTTTGGTATTGTTTTGTGGGAACTTTTAACTGCATTGACACCATTTGATGACATGACTCCGGAGCAAGCAGCATTTGCTGTTTGCCAAAAG GATGCTAGGCCACCATTGCCTTCTTCGTGTCCATCAGCATTTCGTCACCTCATTCATCGTTGTTGGTCGGGTAATCCTGACAAGCGACCGCATTTCCATGAAATTGTGAGCATTCTCGAAAGTTATTCGGAGTCACTAGAGCAAGACCccaaattcttttcatcttacGAGCCCCCTGAGGATCATTCCCTTTCGCGATGCATTCCAAAGTGCATCGCTACTCGTAGATCCCCTCTTTGGGGGCGTAAGAGTGGGTAG
- the LOC140835056 gene encoding pre-rRNA-processing protein esf1-like, with protein sequence MGSEDKKKQKKKSSNKKSSGKGKDDDEAKVIMDDRFVSAQSDPRFMEAPKRRAKVAIDSRFQRVFTDRSFTSSSAHIDKRGKPTNKGNNKNSSSLKHYYRIFREEDENEKSALRGRGRGRGGEDEVDDIDSGSIASHAESESDGEKSDDSNEEKGFDESASTTSTDSDDEFMVDEEEDTFMQSVENVPDIEKETRRLAVVNLDWSQVRAVDLYVLLTSFLPKGGQIFSVTVYPSEFGLKRMEEEGTRGPVGLFDDNEEEDDNKDDDDIDKKKLRAYELSRLRYYFAVVIFDSSATADYLYKTCDGVEFERSGNKLDLRFIPDSTNFEHQPRDVATEAPADYEGLNFQTRALQQSNVHLTWDEDEPQRSKTLKRKLNTDQLVELELKEFLASDESETDDSGAEDTEDILMRKVKKQDMYRALIQSGDGSDDNEEEGDDQDMEVTFNSSLENISKRILEKKDKKSETVWDEHLRKRREKKKANKNRSKYSSDEEDVYTDQKISQHAEQHDDFFIDEPSATESKGGNQVRGTKRGSYIQETAQEAEASKAELELLLADDNGGDTNIKGYNLKPKKKKGKKGTEIPDEGKIPTADVDDPRFSSLFTSSHFALDPTDPQFKRSATYSRLIAQKRKITNKENDLMVRSEVLGQVSEVHEHEHEHEKTEGLPRGNEKHESSSLVRSLKLKLKQLPLMSQGKVPSGSQRKRNKKI encoded by the exons ATGGGATCCGAGGATAAAAAGAAGCAGAAAAAGAAAAGCAGCAACAAGAAGAGTTCTGGGAAGGGAAAGGACGATGATGAGGCTAAAGTGATAATGGATGATCGATTCGTCTCAGCACAGTCAGACCCTCGCTTCATGGAGGCTCCAAAGAGGAGGGCGAAAGTGGCCATTGACTCTCGTTTCCAACGTGTATTCACTGATAGAAGCTTTACCTCCTCCAGCGCCCATATTGATAAGCGAGGGAAACCTACCAACAAAGGCAACAACAAAAACTCATCGTCTCTCAAACACTACTACCGGATTTTTCGAGAAGAAGACGAGAATGAGAAGTCTGCTCTTCGAGGAAGAGGAAGAGGAAGAGGAGGCGAAGATGAAGTTGACGACATTGACAGTGGTAGCATTGCTAGTCATGCTGAGAGTGAAAGTGACGGTGAGAAATCTGATGACAGCAATGAGGAGAAGGGCTTTGATGAGTCAGCATCCACTACTTCAACAGATTCAGATGATGAATTTATGGTCGATGAAGAGGAAGATACTTTTATGCAATCG GTAGAAAACGTACCAGACATAGAAAAAGAAACACGGAGGCTAGCTGTTGTTAATCTGGACTGGAGTCAAGTGAGG GCAGTTGACTTGTATGTCTTGCTTACATCATTTCTTCCTAAAGGGGGTCAAATTTTCTCTGTAACTGTCTATCCATCTGAGTTTGGACTCAAACGCATGGAAGAGGAAGGTACCCGTGGTCCTGTTGGACTGTTTGATGATAATGAGGAGGAAGATGATAACAAGGACGATGATGACATTGATAAAAAAAAGCTTCGTGCTTACGAATTAAGTAGGCTAAG GTACTATTTTGCGGTTGTGATATTTGATTCAAGTGCTACAGCAGATTACCTTTACAAAACTTGTGATGGGGTAGAGTTTGAAAGGTCTGGAAATAAACTGGATTTAAGATTTATTCCAGATTCTACGAATTTTGAACATCAGCCACGAGATGTGGCGACGGAG GCACCAGCTGACTACGAAGGTCTAAATTTTCAAACTAGAGCATTGCAACAAAGCAATGTTCATCTTACTTGGGATGAAGATGAACCACAGCGATCGAAGACCTTGAAAAGAAAACTAAATACTGATCAG ctTGTTGAGCTGGAGTTGAAAGAGTTTTTGGCATCTGATGAGAGCGAAACTGATGATAGTGGTGCCGAAGACACAGAAGACATATTGATGAGAAAAGTCAAAAAACAAGATATGTATCGTGCACTGATCCAGTCCGGGGATGGTTCAGATGATAATGAGGAAGAGGGAGATGATCAGGACATGGAGGTCACTTTTAATTCTAGCTTAGAAAATATTAGCAAACGCATACTAGAAAAGAAAGACAAGAAATCAGAAACTGTTTGGGATGAGCATCTCAGAAAGAGGAGAGAGAAAAAGAAGGCTAATAAAAACAGGTCCAAGTATTCATCAGATGAGGAAGACGTTTATACTGATCAGAAAATTTCACAACATGCAGAACAACATGAtgactttttcattgatgagcCTTCAGCCACAGAGAGTAAAGGAGGGAATCAAGTCCGAGGCACCAAAAGGGGAAGTTACATTCAAGAAACAGCCCAAGAAGCTGAAGCAAGCAAAGCAGAGCTTGAATTGTTACTTGCTGATGATAATGGAGGAGATACAAATATAAAGGGCTACAATTTGAAGCCTAAGAAAAAGAAGGGGAAGAAAGGAACGGAAATTCCAGATGAGGGGAAAATTCCGACTGCTGACGTTGATGATCCACGTTTTTCGTCTTTATTCACCTCATCCCACTTTGCTCTGGATCCAACAGATCCTCAGTTTAAAAG GAGCGCGACTTATTCTAGGCTGATTGCACAAAAACGGAAGATTACCAATAAAGAAAATGACCTAATGGTTCGCTCGGAAGTTCTTGGTCAAGTGTCAGAAGtgcacgaacatgaacatgaacatgaaaaaaCTGAAGGATTGCCTCGAGGAAATGAGAAGCACGAGTCATCTTCATTGGTCAGGTCGCTGAAACTGAAGTTGAAACAACTGCCTTTGATGTCTCAAGGTAAAGTTCCTTCAGGGAGTCAAAGAAAGAGAAATAAGAAAATCTAG